The genome window GGGAAGCCGGCCGGCAGGTAGGCGATGAGCGCGGACCGGCCCTCCGCCCTGGCGGCGGCGAGGGTGTCCGACAGCAGTTGGATGTTCCCGCTCACTGGGCGTCCCCCTCGATCTCCGCGGCGTCGGTGTCGGCGTCCGCGGCGACGGACGCGTCGGTGTCGTACAGGCCGAAGTACCGGGCGGCGGTGTCCATGTCCTTGTCGCCGCGGCCCGACAGGTTGACGACGATCAGCCCGTCCTCACCGAGCTCTCTGCCGACCTCCAGGGCACCGGCGAGGGCGTGGGCGCTCTCGATGGCCGGGATGATGCCCTCGGTGCGGGACAGCAGGCGCAGGGCCTGCATGGCCGCGTCGTCGGTGACGGCCCGGTACTCGCCGCGGCCGCTGTCCTTGAGGTAGGAGTGCTCGGGGCCGATGCCCGGGTAGTCGAGGCCCGCGGAGATCGAGTAGGGCTCGGTGATCTGGCCTTCGTCGTCCTGCAGAACGTAGGACCGGGAGCCGTGCAGGATGCCGGGCTCGCCGGCGGTGAGGGTGGCGGCGTGCTCGCCGGTCTCGACGCCGTGTCCGGCGGGCTCGCAGCCGATGAGGCGTACGCCCTCGTCGGGGATGAAGGCGTGGAAGAGGCCGATGGCGTTCGAACCGCCGCCCACGCAGGCGATGGCGGCGTCCGGCAGCCGCCCGGCGCGCTCGAGGAGCTGCCGCCGCGCCTCCACGCCGATCACGCGGTGGAAGTCGCGCACCATGGCCGGGAAGGGGTGGGGGCCCGCGACGGTGCCGAAGAGGTAGTGGGTGTGGTCGACGTTGGCGACCCAGTCGCGGAACGCCTCGTTGATGGCGTCCTTGAGGGTGCGGGAGCCGGACTTCACGGCGATGACCTCGGCGCCGAGCATGCGCATGCGGGCGACGTTGAGGGCCTGCCGCCGGGTGTCGATCTCGCCCATGTAGATGGTGCACTCGAGCCCGAACAGGGCGCAGGCGGTGGCGGTGGCGACGCCGTGCTGGCCGGCGCCGGTCTCCGCGATGACCCGCGTCTTGCCCATCCTCCTGGTGAGGAGGGCCTGCCCGAGGACGTTGTTGATCTTGTGTGAGCCGGTGTGGTTGAGGTCCTCGCGCTTGAGGAACACCCGTGCGCCGCCGGCGTGCTGCGCGAACCGCGGCACCTCGGTGAGGGCGCTGGGCCGGCCGGTGTAGTTCACGAGCAGGTCGTCGAGCTCGCGGGCGAACTCGGGGTCGGCCTTGGCCTTCTCGTACTCGACGGCCACCTCGTCCACGGCGGCGACGAGCGCCTCCGGGATGAACTTGCCGCCGAACGCGCCGAAGTAGCCCTCGGCACTGGGGACCCGGCCTTCCGGGTCGGGGATGAAGAACTCGCTGGGCATGCGGAAACCTCACGGTGAGTTGTGGATACCAATCGCCGTGGGGGCGGGGCTGATCAGTCGGCCTCGGGCCGCCTGTGGCTGATCAGTCGGCCTCGGGCCGCCTGCGGCTGATAGCGCCGACGCGGCCGAGCCGCATGTTCGGGCACTGCCCCGCGCCCCTTGCGGGGCGCTGCCATCGCATGCCGTTGACCTGCCCCGGCTCGTCACCGATGACATACCGCACCCGGCGCCCGTGCACCCGGCGTGCGGGCGCGCGGCAGCCGCGGGGGCGGCATCCGCGGGCCAGCCGGGCGTACCGGTCCCTGGTCGTCACGGTCGTCGGAACAGTCATCGGCGCTCACCCTACCGGGACGTCAGTCCCGCCCGTGGCGCAGTGCCGGATGTGCGCCCGCCGCCACCAGGTCGGCGACGGCCGTCTTCGGGTCGCGCCCGGTCACCAGGGACTCGCCCACGAGTACGGCGTCGGCGCCCTCGTTGGCGTACGCGATCAGGTCGTGCGGTCCTCGGACCCCGGACTCGGCGACCTTGACGATGCCGCCGGGGATCTCGGGGGCGACCCGCTCGAACGTGGTGCGGTCCACCTCGAGGGTCTTGAGGTTGCGCGCGTTGACACCGATGACCTTCGCTCCGGCGTCCACCGCCCGCTCGACCTCGTCCTCGTCGTGCACCTCGACCAGCGGGGTGAGCCCGATGGAGACCGCGCGCTCGATCAGCGACTCCAGGGCCGGCTGGTCGAGGGCGGCGACGATCAGCAGCGCGAGGTCGGCGCCGTACGCCCGGGCCTCCCACAGCTGGTAGGAGGTGACGATGAAGTCCTTGCGCAGCACCGGGATGTCGACCCGGGCCCGGACGGCCTCCAGGTCGGCCAGCGAGCCGCCGAAGCGGCGCTGCTCGGTCAGGACGGAGATGACGGCCGCGCCGCCCGCCTCGTAGTCCGCGGCGAGCCCCGCCGGGTCGGCGATCGCGGCGAGCGCGCCCTTGGACGGGCTGGACCGCTTGACCTCGCAGATCACCTTGACCCCGTCACCGCGCAGGGCGGCGAAGCCGTCCTTGGCAGCGGGAGCCTTCGCCGCGCGCTCCTTGAGCTCGTCGAGGCTGACGCGTGCCTGCCGCTCCGCGAGGTCGGCACGGACTCCGTCGATGATCTCGTCGAGCACACTCACGCGAGCGGCCCCCTTCCTGACGGTTGACGATGGGGTGAGGCCCACCTGGTCGGGCCTCGGTCCACCGGGGCCGCCTCGGCGGGCGAAACCGATGGTCACTGCGATGGTATCCGGAGCACGGCCCAAGGCTCACATCCGGTGGAGGCCGGTCCCATTACCTGGACATTCACAGATTGATCACGGGTGCAGCCAGCCGCCGAACGGCAGGTTCCGGACAACGGTGAAGGCCAGTGCCAGTGCACCGAGGCTCCACAGCTGCACCGGTGTGAGGTCGATCCGCAGCGCTCGTCCCCGTACCGCGTGCACCGCCCACACGGCCCACACCACGGCGAAGACCAGAAAGCCGGTGACGGCGAGAGCGTTGTCGTGCAGCGCCGTGAGGACGTCCCCGTGCACGAAGGCGTGTGCGCTGCGCAGTCCGCCGCAGCCGGGGCAGTACACGCCGGTGTAGCGCAGCAGCGGACAGACCGGATAGTGGCCGGGTCGGTTCGGGTCCACCGCTCCGACGTAGGCGAAGGCCCCGGCGACGGCCGTGAGAACCCCGGCGGGCACCGCGATGCGACGGAGCGCGGCTGCGCCGCCGGTGCCGCCGTGGTGCGGGGTCGCGCTGGGGGATTCGGCGTTCATCCCACGCATTCTGCCCGCCCGCCGCCGTGGGCGCGCGGGTACGCGAGAGGCGGCTCCCGTACGCACCGTGCGGGGCCGCCTGTCGTCCGGAGCCGGGGGAGGCTCAGTGCTCGGTCGCCTCCGCGGGCTGGTGCGCCGAGTGCGCCTGCGTCTTCGGCTGACCGAGACCCATCTGGCGCATGATGCCGCCGACGACGCCACCGAGGACGCAGATCGCGATGCCCGCCCAGAAGCCGACCGGCTGGGCCATCACGGTGAAGGCGCCCGAGACGCAGAAACCGATGAAGGCGATGATGACACCGGTCCAGGCGGCCGGGGTGTGACCGTGGCTGCTGCCCGCCATGACTTGCTCCTTGTTGGCTCTATGTGCGTGGGTGAGTCGAAGCTCGGCGCCCATTGTCCCGTACCCGCGCGTATGGGGTGAGCGCGGGGTCGCACTGTCCGATTCGGGGCTCGGAGCACCTCCGGGGCGCCCTTCGGTTGTTCGGGGCTCTCAGGCGCCGGTGGGGTCCTCGCCCCGGTCGAGGGCCTTCCACAGGTCCTCGGGGCGGTCGGGGTCGACGGGCTTCGTCCGGCGCGGACGGGGAGTGCCGTCGCGCTCGTAGCGGCCGGACATCGCGGGCCACAGCCGGCCGTAGCGCAGGGCGAGCAGCCCGGCGAGGAGGAGCAGCGCGCCGCCGGCGGCCGCGACGTACGGCCACGCGGAGTGCGTGAGCGCGGTCGCGGTCGCGGAGGTGTCACCGGCCGCCTGTGCCGCCTTCTCGTCGAGCGCGGAACTGTCGGAGGCGCCCAGCAGCGCGGCGGCGATGGTGCCGGCGCCGGAGAGCGCGAGCAGCAGGGAGACGAGGAGGCGCCCGGTGCTGCGGACGGCGAAGACGGCGACGAGTGCGGCGAGGCCCACTATGGCGAGCGCCGCGGGGACGCCCGTGACGTCGCTGCCCTTGGCGGTCAGCGAGTAGTCGCCGCCGGCCACCGCCACGGTCCCCGCCGACCAGCTCTGCCGGGTGGAGAGCAGCGCCACGGCGGCGCCGGCCGCCCCGCACAGCAGGGCGACGGCGAGGCTTCGCCGGGCGGGCCGGAGGGGTGCGGCGGCCTCGGAACGGGGGTGAGGTACGGCAGTCACGTACTCCACTATCGCCTGAACCCCGGCAGAACCGTCATCCGGGGTCCGTCAACCCATGATCGCACCACCGTTTTCCCATGGGCATCCCAGCGTCAGGCCATGCGCTCCCCCTTCAAGGCAAAAGGAAGTCACAGCTTCAACGTTCTTGTTGTTGTCGTGCCCAGGACATTCATACGTTCTGCGCGGTCGTCGCGTGCACCCACGCCGGCGGCTGTACGGCGCACCCCCCACATGTCTCTCCGGTTCACCCACTCATGGAGGACGTACGTTGCGCAGAACCGTTTCCGCTGGTGCCGTGGCCACACTGGCCACCGCCGCCCTCGCCCTGGCCGCTCCCGTCGGCCAGGCCGCGTCCACGACATCCACGACGCACGGCGTCACCGTCGCACACTCGTGCGCGGCCCCGACGCAGAAGAACGTCATGGCCTGCAACGCTCTCAAGGTCACCGCGGGCACCCCCAGGTCCGCACACACGGAGAGCGACCTGACGGCCGCGGCCACCCCCGCCGGCTACGGCCCCGCCTCGCTGCAGGCGGCCTACAAACTGCCCTCGTCGACCGGCGGTTCGGGCCAGACGGTGGCGATCGTCGACGCGTACGACGACCCGAACGCGGAGGCCGATCTCGCCGTCTACCGCTCCCAGTACGGCCTGTCCGCCTGCACCACGGCGAACGGCTGCTTCAAGAAGGTCGACCAGAACGGCGGCACGAGTTATCCGCGCGGCGACTCCGGTTGGGCCGAGGAGATCTCCCTCGACCTCGACATGGTCAGCGCGGCCTGTCCCAACTGCAAGATCCTCCTGGTGGAGGCGAGCTCGGCGAGCATGACGAACCTCGGCACGGCCGTGAACACCGCGGTCAGGCTGGGCGCGAAGTTCGTCAGCAACAGCTACGGCGGCAGCGAGTCCTCCAGCGACGCGACGTACGACTCCTCGTACTTCAACCACCCGGGCGTCGCCATCACGGTCTCCTCCGGTGACAACGGCTACGGCGTCGAGTACCCGGCCGCCTCCAAGTACGTGACGGCGGTGGGCGGTACGTCGCTGAGCACCGCGTCCAACTCGCGCGGCTGGACCGACACGGTGTGGAGCGGGGCGGGCTCCGGCTGCTCGAAGTACGACGCCAAGCCGACCTGGCAGAGCGATGGCGGGTGCGCGAACCGCACCGTCGCCGACGTCTCGGCGGTCGCCGACCCGAACACCGGCGTCGCGGTCTACGACAGCTACCGCTCGGCCACCGGCTGGATGGTCTTCGGCGGCACCAGCGCCTCGTCGCCGCTGATCGCGGCGACCTACGCGCTGGCGGGCGCGCCGTCCTCCGGCTCCTCTCCGGGATCCTTCCCCTACGCCCACACGTCGGCGCTGTACGACGTCACCAGCGGCTCCAACGGCAGCTGCTCCGGCTCGTACCTGTGCACCGGCACCACCGGGTACGACGGGCCCTCGGGCCTCGGTGTCCCGAACGGCACGGCGGCGTTCACGGGCTGACCGTCACGGTGACGTGAGCCTGTTGGCCGTGTGCACCGCGCGGAGGACGGCGGCCGCCTTGTTGCGGCACTCGTTGTCCTCCGCCACCGGGTCGGAGTCGGCGACGATGCCGGCTCCGGCCTGCACGTACGCCGTGCCGTCGCGCAGCAGGGCCGTACGGATGGCGATGGCGGTGTCGGAGTCGCCCGCGAAGTCGAGGTAGCCGACGCAGCCGCCGTACAGCCCGCGTCGGGACGGCTCGAGCTCGTCGATGATCTGCATCGCGCGCGGCTTCGGCGCACCGGAGAGGGTGCCCGCGGGGAAACAGGCGGTGAGCACGTCGAAGGCCGTGCGCCCGGCCGCGACCCGTCCGGTGACCGTCGAGACGATGTGCATCACGTGGGAGTACCGCTCGATCGACATGAAGTCGACGACCTCCACCGAGCCGGGTTCGCACACCCGGCCGAGGTCGTTGCGGCCCAGGTCGACGAGCATCAGGTGCTCGGCGCGCTCCTTGGGGTCGTCGAGCAGCTCCTCGGCGAGGGCCTGGTCCTCCTGCGGGGTGGCGCCGCGGTGCCGGGTGCCGGCGATGGGGTGGACCATGGCCCGGCCGTCCTCGACCTTCACCAGGGCCTCCGGGGACGACCCGACGACATCGAACGCATCTCCGTCGCCGCAGGGGAACCGGAACAGGTACATGTACGGCGAGGGGTTGGTGGCCCTGAGCACCCGGTAGACGTCCAGCGCGCTCGCGGTGCACGGCGTCTCGAAGCGCTGCGAGGGGACGACCTGGAAGGCCTCGCCCGCGCGGATGCGTTCCTTGATGTCCTCGACCGCTTCCTGGAAGTCCTCGCCGCCCCACCGGGCGGTGTACTCGGGCAGTTCGGAGGGCGGCAGGACGGCCGGGGGCTGGGCGACCGCGCGGGACAGGTCGGCCTCCATGGCGTCGAGGCGGGCCACCGCGTCCGCGTAGGCCTCGTCGACGCCCGTGTCGAGGTCGTTGTGGTTGATCGCGTTGGCGATCAGCAGGACCGAGCCCTCCCAGTGGTCCATGACCGCGAGGTCACTGGTCAGGAGCATGGTCAGCTCGGGCAGCTTCAGGTCGTCGCGCTCGCCGGGGCCGATCTTCTCCAGGCGGCGCACGATGTCGTAGCCCAGGTAGCCGACCATGCCGCCGGTGAAGGGCGGCAGGCCCAGGTCGTGGGCGAGGTCGCGGGGCGTGTGCAGGGCCTCGATGGTGGCTCTCAGGGCGGCCAGCGGGTCGCCGTCCGTGGGGACGCCGACGGGCGGGGTGCCGAGCCAGTGGGCCCGGCCGCCGCGCTCGGTCAGGGTGCCGGCCGAGCGGACGCCGACGAAGGAGTAGCGCGACCAGGACCGGCCGTTCTCCGCGGACTCCAGCAGGAAGGTGCCGGGGCGCTCCGCCGCGAGTTTGCGGTAGAGCCCGACCGGGGTGTCGCCGTCGGCGAGGAGCTTGCGCGTGACCGGGATGACGCGGCGGTCGGTGGCCAGCTTGCGGAACGTCTCGAGGTCCATGGCGGCCGACCTTACTGATCCACGGACGCCGGGGCGGAGGCGGCGTCCTTGAGCAGCACGTCGGCGTCGAAGCAGGTGCGGTCGCCGGTGTGGCAGGCGGCGCCCACCTGGTCGACCTTGACCAGCACGGTGTCGGCGTCGCAGTCGAGCGCGACCGACTTCACGTGCTGCACATGGCCTGAGGTGTCGCCCTTGACCCAGTACTCCTGACGGCTGCGCGACCAGTAGGTGCAGCGGCCGGTCGTGAGGGTGCGGTGCAGTGCCTCGTCGTCCATCCAGCCGAGCATCAGCACCTCACCGGTGTCGTACTGCTGGGCGATGGCGGGGAGCAGCCCGTCGGCGCTGCGCTTGAGGCGCGCGGCGATCTCGGGGTCCAGGCCGCTGGGCCTGCTGGGCGAAGGCGTGCTGGTCATGCGGACCATTGTGCCGCGCCGCACCGACATGCCCGGTCACCGTCCGCTGGGCGGACCGGTCCCCCGGTCGTACGCTGACTGCATGTCGACCCATGCCAAGCGTGAACGACTCCTCCTCGCGGACCTGTTGGAGGCCACGGGCCCCGACGCGCCCACGCTGTGCGAGGGCTGGAAGACCCGTGATCTCGCCGCGCACGTCGTGGTGCGCGAACGCCGTCCGGACGCCGCCGGGGGCACGCTGATCAAGCAGCTCGCGCCGCGCCTTGAGAAGGTGATGGAGGAGTACACGGCGAAGCCGTACGAGGAGCTGATCCAGCTGGTCCGTACCGGCCCGCCGCGCTTCTCGCCCTTCTCCCTGAAGCAGATCGACGAGGCGGCCAACACGGTCGAGTTCTACGTCCACACGGAGGACGTGCGCAGGGCGCAGCCCGACTGGACGCGGCGCGAGCTGGATCCGGTCTTCCAGGACGCCCTGTGGTCCCGCCTGGAGCGCACGGCCCGCCTGACCGGTCGCGGCGCCCCGACGGGCCTGGTCCTGCGCCGCCCGAACGGCCAGACGGCGGTCGCCCACCGGGGCACCCCGGTGGTGACGGTCACCGGCGAGCCCTCGGAACTGCTGATGTTCGCGCTGGGCCGGCAGCGCGTGGCGGACGTGGAGTTGGACGGCGAGAAGGAGGCGATCACTCAGGTGCGGGAGACGAAGCAGCTGGGGATCTGAGCGGGCGGCTCAGCGGGGAAGTTCGGCCCGGCGCAGGGAGCGGGAGCAGAGCGCCAGGATGCCGTTCACCGCGCAGAGGGTGGCGCAGGCCGCGAAGACCGGGCCGGTGCTCCACCGGTCGACAGCCGCGCCGACCAGCGGGAAGGTGAGCGGCGCCACGCCGAAGCCGACGAGGGTGGAGACCGAGGTGACGCGTCCGACGTGGGCGGGGCCCGCCTCGGCCTGCACCAGCGCCCCGCTGAGGGCCCCGCCCAGCCCGGACAGCATCCCGATCAGCAGGGCCACGCCGCCGCGGCGGCGACCGACGGCACCTGGGCGAGTCCGCCGATGGCGGCGGCGCCCCCGATTTCGGCAACGGCGAGGACGATCCCGGCGCGGGGCACACGTCCGCGCGCGGCGAGCACCAGCGAGGCGGCCCCCGCGCCGACGCCGAACCCGGCGAGCACCCAGCCCATGCCGGACGAGCCCCAGCCGCGCTGCTGCGCGAGCAGGGTCAGTCCGAGGTTCATCGGACCGACGAATCCCAGGTCACCGAGGGCCGTGACCAGGACAAGCGCACTCAGGAGGGGGTTCCGGCGGATCCGGTGCAGCCCGTCGCGCAGCTCGGTGAGGACGGCTTCCCGTTCCTTCCGCTCGTCCGGTGGCAGCTCCGCGACGCGGAGCGTCAGCAGCACCGGCAGGGACGCCGCGGTCAGCAGGGCGGCCATCCCGAACGTCCCGGCGGTGCCGCCGAGCGCCACGCCGAGGCCGCCGAGCGGTCCGCCGAGGACCGTGGCGAGCCGGGTGGCGAGGCCCCGCATGCCCTGGACCCGGGCGAGCTGGCTCCGGGCGGCGATCCGGGCCGGCAGGGCGCCTGCGGCAGGAAGGAAGACGGCGTCGACGATCCCGAAGAGAACCGCCACCGCGCCCAGCACCCACAACCCCGGGCCGGTGACCAGCAGCAGCCCGGCCGCGGCGAGCACGAGGGCACAGCGCACCGCGCCGCTGCCGACCACCACACGGCGCGGGCCGTACCGGTCGGCGACCACTCCCCCGCCGAGCATGAGAAGGGCCCGTGGTAGGGCGCTGACCGCCGTCACGAGCCCTGCCTGGGCGGGAGTACCGGTCTGGACGGCCGCGCAGGAGAGGGCGATGTAGTAGACGCTGTCGCCGAGTGCGCACGACGTGTACGCGCCGAGCCACCGCAGCACGTTCGGGTCGCGGTGGGCGGGCCGCTCCACGACGGGGACCGGACGCACGGCGGTGGAGGTCATTCGGCGGTCCTCTCAGGCTCGGAACGGGAAGGCGTTGACGTGCACTGCGACGTTTTCGCGACCCTGGGTGTCTCCCGCCGCTTCGGCGGCCCGGCCGCGCTCCTCGTACCTGCGGACGAGGGCGAGCAGGTCCTTGGACAGTTCGGCCAGTTCGGCGGCGGTCAGCCGCAGCATCGACTCGGCGGATTCGGCGGCGTCGTTCCACCCCGGGCCCCAGTGCGCCCGTTCGTCCAGATAGCGCCGGTACATCTCGGTCCGCTGCTCGAAGAACAGGCGGCTGGCCGCCGTGTGCGCGGCCGCCTTCTCCGGGGCGTCGCGAAAGTCCTCGTCGCGGATGCTCAGGCCGTCGGACGCCGGCTCCCACCAGCGTTCCCGGCTGTCCGTGCTGCGCGGTTCGGCCTCCTCGATCAACCCGTACTCGGCGAGCTTGCGCAGGTGGTAGCTGACCAGCGAGACGGCCTCGTCGACCTGCTCCGCCAGCTGCGAGGCCGTCGCGGCACGCGAGATGAGAAGCCTTCGGTACAGGTTCATCCGCAGCGGGTGGGCCAGCGCCTTGAGCGTCTCAAGGTCGGTGATACGGCGGTCCCTCTCCTTGTTGCTCATGGCCTCACGCTAGACGCGCAAGAAAAGTTGCACAATTGTTTTTGCGCAACTTTTCTTTCGCGTCTGCCCGTCAAAAGGCCCCGGCCACCCAACGGCGACCGGGGCCCAAGCCCAGCGCGGCGTCACCTCACGGGATGGCCCGCCTCCCGCAGCGTCTGCTTCACCTCTCCGATCCGCAGGTCCCCGAAGTGGAACACCGACGCCGCCAGCACCGCGTCCGCGCCCGCCGCGACGGCCGGGGGGAAGTGGGCCAGTGCGCCCGCGCCGCCGGAGGCGATGACCGGGACCGTGACGTGCTTGCGGACGGCCGCGATCATCTCCAGGTCGTAGCCGTCCTTCGTGCCGTCCGCGTCCATCGAGTTCAGCAGGATCTCGCCCGCGCCCAGCTCCGCCGCCCGGTGCGCCCACTCGATCGCGTCGATGCCGGTGCCGCGGCGGCCGCCGTGGGTCGTCACCTCGAACGAGCCGGACGAGCCGTCGCGCGAAGGCGTACGGCGCGCGTCCACCGAGAGCACCAGGACCTGGCGGCCGAAGCGCTCCGCGATCTCCCGGATCAGGTCCGGACGGGCGATGGCGGCCGTGTTGACGCCCACCTTGTCGGCGCCCGCCCGCAGCAGCCTGTCCACGTCCTCGGCCGCACGGACGCCGCCGCCCACCGTCAGCGGGATGAACACCTGCTCGGCGGTGCGGCGCACCACGTCGTACGTCGTCTCCCGGTTGCCCGAGGAGGCGGTGATGTCGAGGAACGTCAGCTCGTCGGCGCCCTCGGCGTCGTACACCTTCGCCATCTCGACGGGGTCGCCCGCGTCGCGCAGGTTCTGGAAGTTGACTCCCTTGACGACCCGGCCGTTGTCCACGTCCAGGCAGGGGATGACTCGGACCGCCAGGGTCATGAATCCACGGCTCCTCTTGCTGCTTCTAGCCTCTGAAGGCTTCCAGTTCCACTTCCACCAGGATGCGCGGGTCGACGAAACCCTCCACCACCAGCAGGGTCGCCACCGGGCGCACCGAGTCGAACAGCTCCTTGTGGGCGCGGCCCACCTCGTCGACGTCCCGCTGATGGGTCAGGAACATCCGGGTCCTGACGACCGACTCCGGGCCGAGACCGAACTCGGCGATCGCCTCCAGCGCGCTGGTGAACGCCACCTTCGCCTGCTCGTACGGGTCGCCCTCCCCGTAGAGCACGCTGCCCTTGAAGGACGTCGTGCCGCCCACCAGGACGCGGTCGCCCGCCGCGATGGCACGCGCGAAACCGAAGGACTCTTCCCAAGGACTTCCGCTCTGCACGCGCCGCACGGCATCGGTCATGACGACACAGCCTCCAAGGCCTCTTCCAGGGTGAACGCCTTCGCGTACAGGGCCTTCCCGACGATCGCGCCCTCAACCCCCACAGGGACCAGGTCGGCGATCGCCCGCAGGTCGTCCAGCGACGACACTCCGCCGGAGGCGACCACCGGGCGGTCCGTCGCCGCGCAGACGTTGCGCAGCAGCTGGAGGTTCGGGCCCTGCAGCGTGCCGTCCTTGGCGATGTCGGTGACGACGTACCGCGCGCAGCCCTCCTTGTTGAGGCGCTCCAGCGTCTCGTAGAGGTCGCCGCCGTCACGGGTCCAGCCGCGGCCGCGCAGCGTGGTGCCGCGGACGTCCAGGCCCACCGCGATCTTGTCGCCGTGCTCGGCGATGACCCTGGCGACCCACTCGGGGGTCTCCAGGGCGGCCGTGCCGAGGTTGACGCGCGTGCAGCCGGTGGCCAGCGCGGCGGCCAGGGTGTCGTCGTCGCGGATGCCTCCGGACAGCTCCACCTTGATGTCCATCGCCTTGGTCACCTCGGCGATCAGCGCGCGGTTGTCGCCGGTGCCGAACGCGGCGTCCAGGTCGACCAGGTGCAGCCACTCGGCGCCCGCCCGCTGCCAGGCGAGGGCGGCCTCCAGCGGGGAGCCGTAGGAGGTCTCCGTGCCGGACTCGCCGTGCACGAGGCGGACCGCCTGGCCGTCGCGGACGTCGACGGCGGGGAGGAGTTCGAGCTTGGCCATGTCTTACAGGGTTCCGATCCAGTTGGTGAGCAGCTGCGCGCCGGCGTCGCCGGACTTCTCGGGGTGGAACTGCGTGGCCCACAGGGAGCCGTTCTCCACGGCCGCCACGAACGGCTTGCCGTGCGTCGACCAGGTCACCTTGGGGGCGCTCATCGCCGGGTTGTGCGTCTCGAGCTGCCAGTCGTGGACGGCGTAGGAGTGCACGAAGTAGAAGCGCGCGTCCGCGTCCAGCCCGGCGAACAGCTCGGAGTCGGCCGGTGCCTCGACCGTGTTCCAGCCCATGTGGGGCACGACGTCCGCCTGGAGCTGCTCGACCCGGCCGGGCCACTCGGCGAGACCCTCGGTCTCGACGCCGTGCTCGATGCCGAGGCCGAACAGGATCTGCATGCCGACGCAGATGCCCATCACTGGGCGCCCTCCGGCCAGTCGGCGGTCGATGATCCAGTCGCCGCGTGCCTCCTTCAGCCCCTGCATGCAGGCGGCGAAGGCGCCGACGCCCGGCACCAGCAGGCCGTCGGCGTTCATGGCGCGGTCGAAGTCGCGGGTGATCTCCACGTCGGCGCCGGCGCGGGCCAGGGCGCGCTCGGCGGAACGGACGTTGCCGAAGCCGTAGTCGAAGACGACGACCTTCTTGGAGGTCTTCGACGTCTTTTGGGGAGTGCTCGGGGTGCTCAATTCCACACCTCCAGACGCATGACGCCCGCGACGAGACACAGCGCCGCGCCGATCGAGAGCAGCACGATCAGGCTCGTGGGCATCTTCTGCTTGACGAAGGAGACGATCCCGCCGACGAGGAACAGGCCGACGACGATCAGTACGGTCGAGGTGCCGTTCATGGCTTACAGCGCGCCCTTCGTGGACGGGAGGATGCCGGCCGCGCGCGGGTCGCGCTCGCTGGCGTAGCGCAGGGCCCGGGCCAGCGCCTTGAACTGGCACTCCACGATGTGGTGGGCGTTGCGCCCGTACGGCACGTGCACGTGCAGCGCTATCTGGGCCTGGGCGACGAAGGACTCCAGGATGT of Streptomyces cynarae contains these proteins:
- a CDS encoding TIGR03085 family metal-binding protein; this translates as MSTHAKRERLLLADLLEATGPDAPTLCEGWKTRDLAAHVVVRERRPDAAGGTLIKQLAPRLEKVMEEYTAKPYEELIQLVRTGPPRFSPFSLKQIDEAANTVEFYVHTEDVRRAQPDWTRRELDPVFQDALWSRLERTARLTGRGAPTGLVLRRPNGQTAVAHRGTPVVTVTGEPSELLMFALGRQRVADVELDGEKEAITQVRETKQLGI
- a CDS encoding ArsR/SmtB family transcription factor, translating into MSNKERDRRITDLETLKALAHPLRMNLYRRLLISRAATASQLAEQVDEAVSLVSYHLRKLAEYGLIEEAEPRSTDSRERWWEPASDGLSIRDEDFRDAPEKAAAHTAASRLFFEQRTEMYRRYLDERAHWGPGWNDAAESAESMLRLTAAELAELSKDLLALVRRYEERGRAAEAAGDTQGRENVAVHVNAFPFRA
- the hisF gene encoding imidazole glycerol phosphate synthase subunit HisF, producing the protein MTLAVRVIPCLDVDNGRVVKGVNFQNLRDAGDPVEMAKVYDAEGADELTFLDITASSGNRETTYDVVRRTAEQVFIPLTVGGGVRAAEDVDRLLRAGADKVGVNTAAIARPDLIREIAERFGRQVLVLSVDARRTPSRDGSSGSFEVTTHGGRRGTGIDAIEWAHRAAELGAGEILLNSMDADGTKDGYDLEMIAAVRKHVTVPVIASGGAGALAHFPPAVAAGADAVLAASVFHFGDLRIGEVKQTLREAGHPVR
- a CDS encoding RidA family protein — encoded protein: MTDAVRRVQSGSPWEESFGFARAIAAGDRVLVGGTTSFKGSVLYGEGDPYEQAKVAFTSALEAIAEFGLGPESVVRTRMFLTHQRDVDEVGRAHKELFDSVRPVATLLVVEGFVDPRILVEVELEAFRG
- the priA gene encoding bifunctional 1-(5-phosphoribosyl)-5-((5-phosphoribosylamino)methylideneamino)imidazole-4-carboxamide isomerase/phosphoribosylanthranilate isomerase PriA: MAKLELLPAVDVRDGQAVRLVHGESGTETSYGSPLEAALAWQRAGAEWLHLVDLDAAFGTGDNRALIAEVTKAMDIKVELSGGIRDDDTLAAALATGCTRVNLGTAALETPEWVARVIAEHGDKIAVGLDVRGTTLRGRGWTRDGGDLYETLERLNKEGCARYVVTDIAKDGTLQGPNLQLLRNVCAATDRPVVASGGVSSLDDLRAIADLVPVGVEGAIVGKALYAKAFTLEEALEAVSS
- the hisH gene encoding imidazole glycerol phosphate synthase subunit HisH — encoded protein: MSTPSTPQKTSKTSKKVVVFDYGFGNVRSAERALARAGADVEITRDFDRAMNADGLLVPGVGAFAACMQGLKEARGDWIIDRRLAGGRPVMGICVGMQILFGLGIEHGVETEGLAEWPGRVEQLQADVVPHMGWNTVEAPADSELFAGLDADARFYFVHSYAVHDWQLETHNPAMSAPKVTWSTHGKPFVAAVENGSLWATQFHPEKSGDAGAQLLTNWIGTL